One genomic region from Anabaena sp. PCC 7108 encodes:
- a CDS encoding iron uptake porin: MQKSWKYLLASPVVSGATLLMSVSAWAGEAPATIEASETLVNKQVENNYEQDNVISQVTSVSQLSDVQPTDWAFQALQSLVERYGCIAGYPNGTYRGNRAMTRYEFAAGLNACLDRVNELIATATADSLTKQDLATLQKLREDFSTELATLRGRVDALEARASELEANQFSTTTKLQGQVVAVVSDVLSGDKVNGASITDKNTTLGARARVEFVTSFTGQDTLFTRIQSNNINTPDIGTPEGNLFFAGVDGTNNAFLDALWYKFPLGKNTQVIAIANAGAADDVTNTVNLFDGDGGFGALSSFGTRNPIYAQISGAGLGVNHQFGKNLTLSLAYLAGSANDPSAKNGLFDGPYGALAQLTVKPSDRISLGLTYINSYKQPLFTGSNAATFDITSEAFSSNSYGVQASVGISDKFVLGGWAGYTNSKVLTGTKGDVDIWNYAVTLGFPDLGKKGNLAGVILGMEPKVTSSSFGGVAEDKDTSYHIEAFYQYKVSDNITITPGVIWLTAADHNDNNDGVVIGALRTTFSF, encoded by the coding sequence ATGCAAAAATCATGGAAGTACTTGCTGGCTAGTCCAGTAGTTAGCGGCGCAACACTGTTAATGAGTGTGTCTGCATGGGCTGGGGAAGCACCAGCAACAATAGAGGCTAGTGAAACACTTGTAAATAAACAAGTTGAGAATAATTATGAACAAGATAATGTAATCTCACAAGTTACATCAGTGTCTCAATTGTCCGACGTGCAACCTACAGATTGGGCATTCCAAGCTTTACAATCTTTAGTAGAACGTTATGGTTGTATTGCTGGATATCCTAACGGTACTTATCGTGGTAATCGTGCCATGACGAGGTATGAGTTTGCAGCTGGTTTGAATGCTTGTTTAGATCGGGTAAATGAACTAATTGCTACCGCAACTGCCGACTCGTTGACAAAACAAGATTTAGCAACATTACAAAAACTGCGAGAAGATTTTTCCACAGAACTAGCTACCTTGCGAGGACGCGTAGATGCGCTGGAAGCAAGGGCTTCTGAATTAGAAGCTAATCAATTTTCTACTACCACCAAATTGCAAGGACAAGTTGTCGCAGTTGTCAGTGATGTTTTGTCTGGTGATAAGGTTAACGGAGCATCAATTACAGACAAAAATACTACCCTTGGGGCGCGGGCGCGTGTCGAATTTGTAACTAGTTTTACAGGTCAAGATACTCTGTTTACTAGAATTCAGAGTAATAATATCAACACTCCTGATATCGGTACACCAGAGGGAAACTTGTTTTTTGCTGGTGTTGATGGCACTAACAACGCTTTCCTAGATGCACTGTGGTACAAATTCCCTCTAGGAAAAAACACACAGGTAATCGCTATTGCTAATGCTGGTGCAGCAGATGATGTTACCAATACAGTCAATTTATTTGATGGTGATGGTGGATTTGGTGCTTTGTCCAGCTTTGGTACACGCAACCCGATTTATGCTCAAATTAGTGGTGCTGGTTTGGGAGTCAATCACCAGTTCGGTAAAAATTTGACATTAAGTCTAGCGTATTTAGCAGGTTCAGCTAATGACCCCAGTGCTAAAAATGGTTTGTTTGATGGTCCTTATGGTGCTTTGGCTCAGTTGACAGTTAAACCAAGCGATCGCATTTCCCTGGGTCTAACTTATATCAATTCCTACAAACAGCCATTATTCACAGGTAGTAATGCAGCCACATTTGATATCACCAGTGAAGCATTTTCTAGTAATTCTTACGGTGTTCAAGCATCAGTTGGCATCAGTGATAAATTTGTCCTAGGTGGTTGGGCTGGATATACCAACAGCAAAGTCTTGACAGGTACAAAGGGAGATGTTGACATTTGGAACTATGCTGTTACTCTTGGGTTCCCTGACTTGGGCAAAAAAGGTAACTTAGCTGGTGTTATCCTCGGTATGGAACCGAAAGTTACAAGTTCCAGTTTTGGTGGAGTAGCTGAAGATAAAGATACCTCATATCACATTGAGGCATTTTATCAATACAAAGTTAGCGACAATATCACCATTACCCCAGGTGTGATTTGGTTAACAGCCGCAGATCATAACGATAATAATGATGGTGTAGTCATTGGTGCTTTGAGAACCACCTTCAGTTTCTAA
- a CDS encoding metal ABC transporter ATP-binding protein produces the protein MTLPILKVEGLTVYQSSYLAVRDVSFELLAGTDTAIVGPNGAGKSTLVKAILDLIPRNAGTIEIFGRPISRLGSLHHLLGYMPQNFIFDRSFPISVSELVGLGIGERKHLSFWQNHRQKSAAITAALQRTDAYHLRNQAIGTLSGGQLKRVLLAYCLVTPRKFLVLDEAFAGVDVQGAADFYVLLNELKREEGWTILQVSHDIDMVSRHCDSVLCLNQTLVCTGKPEIALSPQNLLATYGPGFSRYQHNH, from the coding sequence ATGACATTACCAATATTAAAAGTAGAGGGATTAACTGTCTATCAAAGCAGTTATTTGGCTGTACGCGATGTTTCTTTTGAATTGTTAGCAGGAACAGACACAGCTATAGTTGGACCGAATGGTGCAGGTAAGAGTACCTTGGTAAAAGCTATTTTAGATTTAATTCCCAGAAATGCTGGTACAATTGAAATATTTGGTCGTCCAATATCTAGATTGGGGAGTTTACATCACCTGTTAGGCTATATGCCACAAAACTTTATTTTTGATCGTAGTTTTCCGATTTCTGTTAGTGAATTGGTGGGACTAGGAATAGGTGAAAGAAAACATTTATCGTTTTGGCAAAATCACAGACAAAAATCAGCAGCTATAACCGCAGCTTTACAGCGAACTGACGCATATCATCTGAGAAATCAAGCAATTGGAACTCTTAGTGGTGGTCAACTCAAGCGGGTTTTGTTGGCTTATTGTTTAGTAACTCCACGCAAATTTTTGGTACTTGATGAAGCTTTTGCTGGGGTAGATGTGCAAGGTGCGGCTGATTTTTATGTTTTACTAAATGAATTAAAAAGAGAAGAGGGCTGGACAATTTTACAGGTTTCCCATGATATTGATATGGTCAGCCGTCATTGCGATAGCGTTCTTTGTCTTAATCAAACCCTTGTCTGTACTGGTAAACCAGAAATTGCCCTTTCACCACAAAATCTTTTAGCAACTTATGGACCTGGTTTTAGCCGTTACCAACACAATCACTAA
- a CDS encoding metal ABC transporter permease produces MHLLILHPHNLLVIANNQELVDLLQFPFMQRAIIGAVLMGILGGLLGSFVTLRQLSFFSHAVGHAALVGVALGVLLNTNPTWMLLPFTLIFGIVVLYLIDKTDLGSDSVLSIVLSGALAIGVILTSMIKGYRGNLMAVLFGDILAIDITDLILTLVILVGSSIFLLSTLRSQILLTLNPDVAQVQGVPVQLYRYGFVVLLSLAVAVAIKAVGVLLVNAFLVIPAATAKLMSHHFSRFLILSVLVGSSSSIGGIMVSGMFNLASGPSIVLVQFLIFLLVFTWVKLGIKAA; encoded by the coding sequence ATGCATCTATTGATTTTACATCCACACAACTTGTTAGTTATTGCTAATAATCAAGAATTAGTGGATTTATTACAATTCCCTTTCATGCAACGTGCCATTATTGGTGCTGTATTAATGGGAATACTAGGCGGTTTATTGGGCAGTTTTGTGACTTTGCGCCAGTTGTCATTTTTCAGCCATGCTGTTGGTCATGCAGCCTTAGTAGGCGTAGCATTAGGGGTATTATTAAACACAAATCCTACTTGGATGTTGTTACCTTTTACCTTGATTTTCGGGATTGTTGTTCTCTACTTAATTGACAAAACAGATTTAGGTAGTGATAGCGTTCTCAGTATAGTTTTATCAGGAGCATTAGCAATAGGTGTCATCCTCACCAGTATGATTAAAGGATATCGTGGCAATTTGATGGCTGTACTGTTTGGCGATATTCTCGCGATTGATATCACCGATTTAATTTTGACGCTGGTGATACTTGTCGGTAGCAGCATTTTTTTATTATCAACTCTGCGATCGCAAATTTTGTTAACTCTTAATCCTGATGTTGCCCAAGTACAAGGCGTTCCGGTACAATTGTACCGTTATGGGTTTGTTGTTTTGCTGTCTTTAGCCGTTGCTGTAGCTATTAAAGCTGTTGGCGTTTTACTTGTGAATGCCTTTTTAGTGATTCCCGCTGCCACTGCTAAACTGATGAGTCACCATTTTAGCCGCTTTCTCATTCTGTCGGTGCTGGTCGGTTCTAGCAGTAGTATTGGAGGAATAATGGTTTCAGGGATGTTTAACTTGGCTTCTGGACCTAGTATTGTTCTGGTACAGTTCCTCATCTTCCTCCTCGTTTTCACTTGGGTAAAGTTAGGGATCAAGGCAGCATAA
- a CDS encoding KGK domain-containing protein has protein sequence MVKPSDDDVINFSENINGWDLSTGKVKAVLKEIEDTAANHRDGGQLAAYLVREGAACEFLSINGGGWRKGKLKLKMELEFVPDEPESQLDDLRSDLNI, from the coding sequence ATGGTTAAACCGAGTGACGATGACGTTATAAATTTTTCAGAAAACATAAACGGGTGGGATTTGTCCACAGGCAAGGTGAAAGCTGTACTGAAAGAGATAGAAGATACTGCTGCAAATCATCGGGACGGTGGTCAGCTAGCCGCTTATCTGGTGAGAGAGGGCGCTGCTTGCGAGTTTTTATCCATTAATGGTGGTGGATGGCGCAAAGGTAAGCTGAAATTAAAAATGGAGCTTGAATTCGTCCCCGATGAACCAGAATCGCAGCTAGATGACCTACGCTCTGACCTAAATATTTAA
- a CDS encoding metal ABC transporter substrate-binding protein — MMKTYVSRRTGRLRGRILSFMALLILSMVSGCTETKEVTQTTTEQSEPAKPGKTQVVTTFLPVYLFTKAVAGDAADVEILVQPGTEIHEYQATPANVKAIATANVLVKNGLGLEEFLDDTIKNAQNTKLVEIDASKGIKPIKEISPIEEIAKEEKDHNHEHGDGNPHVWLDPVLAKQQVVNIRDGLIAVDAVNKPTYEANAAAYIQELENLNNEFQQTLQQTPNCTFITFHDAFPYIAKRYKLKQLAVVEIPEDQLSPTDIQKVVNAVKKYKVKALFSEPGVDNKLFTSLAKDLNLTLRTLDSLETGETNPQYYFKAMKSNLQTLATACK, encoded by the coding sequence ATGATGAAGACTTATGTCAGCAGGAGAACAGGCAGACTTAGAGGTAGAATATTGTCTTTTATGGCGTTGCTAATTTTATCAATGGTTTCTGGCTGTACCGAGACAAAAGAGGTGACACAGACAACCACAGAACAATCAGAACCAGCAAAGCCAGGAAAAACTCAAGTAGTCACAACATTTTTACCAGTGTATTTATTTACTAAGGCAGTAGCGGGAGATGCCGCAGATGTAGAAATTTTAGTCCAGCCCGGTACGGAGATACATGAATATCAGGCTACACCGGCTAATGTGAAAGCGATCGCAACAGCGAATGTATTAGTAAAAAATGGGCTGGGGTTAGAAGAATTTCTGGACGATACCATCAAAAATGCCCAAAACACCAAATTAGTTGAAATTGATGCCAGCAAGGGTATTAAGCCTATCAAGGAAATTTCTCCCATAGAGGAAATAGCAAAGGAAGAAAAAGATCACAACCACGAACATGGAGATGGAAATCCTCATGTTTGGCTAGATCCCGTTTTAGCGAAACAGCAAGTAGTAAATATTCGAGATGGATTAATTGCTGTTGATGCTGTGAATAAACCAACTTATGAAGCCAATGCGGCAGCATATATCCAAGAATTAGAGAATTTAAATAATGAATTTCAACAGACTTTACAGCAGACTCCAAATTGCACCTTTATTACCTTTCATGATGCCTTTCCTTACATAGCTAAACGCTATAAACTCAAACAATTAGCTGTTGTAGAAATTCCAGAAGATCAACTTTCACCCACAGATATACAAAAAGTTGTTAATGCTGTAAAAAAATACAAAGTAAAAGCTTTATTTAGTGAACCAGGGGTAGATAATAAACTATTTACCAGCCTTGCTAAAGACTTAAATTTAACTTTGCGAACCCTGGATTCTTTAGAAACTGGTGAGACAAATCCACAGTATTATTTTAAAGCAATGAAATCCAATTTACAGACTTTAGCAACAGCTTGTAAATAA